The Candidatus Eremiobacterota bacterium genome includes a window with the following:
- a CDS encoding glycosyltransferase family 9 protein, producing MKILLSRTDRVGDLILSTPAIASVRRSFPGAHVTLACSRYNAVVVDRSPDVDELATVPLGVTPEAFGSRFRDVDLAVALAPRDLDHRIVAATRARKRVGYTYTTRYLARLLLHTKLTDVVLSEADPATAERHPERTVAHEVDQVLAVAAAAGARALVHDLVLPVTDEDRAAVADLPQGPIVVQLGRRWTEAGSTTESCLQLFRELRALGRPLVATYGEDARALGETVARAGVADAVRGNLPFHVWAAVFERARCVVTVDTGATHVASAVRVPTVVVFEDKWFRLASQEWSPYRVPNAVLRKPPDESDASLRASRAEIVAAVASLL from the coding sequence ATCTTGCTCTCGCGCACGGATCGCGTCGGCGACCTGATCCTGTCCACGCCCGCGATCGCCTCGGTGCGGCGCTCGTTCCCCGGCGCGCACGTCACGCTGGCGTGCTCGCGCTACAACGCGGTCGTTGTCGACCGCTCGCCCGACGTCGACGAGCTCGCGACCGTGCCGCTCGGCGTGACGCCGGAGGCGTTCGGCAGCCGCTTTCGCGACGTGGACTTGGCAGTCGCGCTCGCGCCGCGCGACCTCGACCACCGCATCGTCGCGGCGACGCGCGCGCGCAAGCGCGTCGGCTACACCTACACCACGCGCTACCTCGCGCGGCTGCTGCTGCACACGAAGCTGACCGACGTCGTGCTGAGCGAAGCCGACCCGGCGACCGCCGAGCGCCATCCGGAGCGCACGGTCGCGCACGAGGTCGATCAAGTCCTCGCCGTCGCGGCCGCGGCGGGCGCGCGGGCGCTCGTCCACGACCTCGTTCTGCCGGTCACGGACGAAGACCGGGCCGCGGTCGCCGATCTGCCCCAGGGGCCGATCGTCGTCCAGCTCGGCCGCCGCTGGACCGAGGCCGGCTCGACGACGGAGAGCTGCCTGCAGCTTTTCCGCGAGCTGCGGGCGCTCGGCCGCCCGCTCGTCGCCACCTACGGCGAGGACGCGCGGGCGCTCGGGGAGACGGTCGCCCGGGCCGGCGTCGCCGACGCCGTCCGGGGCAACCTGCCGTTTCACGTCTGGGCCGCGGTCTTCGAGCGCGCGCGCTGCGTCGTCACCGTCGACACCGGCGCGACCCACGTCGCGAGCGCCGTCAGGGTCCCGACCGTCGTCGTCTTCGAGGACAAGTGGTTTCGCCTGGCGTCGCAGGAATGGTCGCCGTACCGGGTGCCGAACGCGGTTCTGCGCAAAC